The Leucobacter viscericola sequence TCAGCCGTTTGTCGTGCAGTACCTCGCGCAGCTGTGGCGGATCGCGACCCTGCAGTTCGGTGACTCGTATGCGCGCAAGCAGCCGGTCTCTGAGTTGCTCGCCGAGAACGTGCCGCCGACCGTGCTGCTCGCGACGCTGGCACTCCTGCTTGCGTGGGTGCTCGCAATCGCGGGGTTGCTCATCGCGGCGACGGCCCGGGGTCGCTTCGGTGGGCTTGTGCGCTCGGCACTCTCGGGCATCGAAACGGTGGCGAGTGTGGTGCCGCAGTTCTTTTTGGGGGCGGTGCTGATACTCGTGTTCGCAAACGGGCTGGGGTGGCTGCCGGTCACCAGTTCGGGCTCGAGCCCGGCCGGTCTTGTGCTGCCGGTTGTCACGCTGGCGGTGCCCATCGCGGGGTACCTCGCGCACGTGCTGCACGGGTCACTTGCCGAGGCAGATGCGGCCCCGTTTGCGGTGACGGCGCGCTCCCGCGGGGCTTCCGAGGCACGAGTGTTCTTTCGGCACACGCTGCGCCACGCGGCTCTGCCCGGGGTGGCGCTTTCGGGTTGGGCCTACGGTTCGCTGCTGAGTGGGGCGGTCGTGGTTGAGGCGCTGTTTGCGCGCCCCGGCCTCGGGCGACTCCTGCTTGAAGCCGCAACCGTGCGCGATGTGCCCGTGGCAATCGGGGTGGTCACGGTGATCGCTCTGCTCTATGTCGTGGTGATGCTCGTCTCGTCGCTCCTGGAGCACGTGATCGATCCGCGGCTCGCAAAGGCGGTGGTGGCGTGAGCGCGGCAGTCGACCTGCGCTCGCCGCAGAAGAACCAACGGTCACTCGCCCGGCTCGGCTGGCCAAGCTACCTAGCGCTCGCGATCCTGGCCTTCACAGCCGTCGCCGTGTGCGCACCGCAGATCCTCGCCCCGGGCAACCCGCTCGCCATCGACCCCGCCAACGCCCTACAGTCGCCCTCAATGGCACACCTTTTCGGCACCGACGAGTCGGGCCGCGACCTCTACACCCGCGTCATCCACGGCGCCGCGGCCTCGCTCGGCATCGGGCTCGCCGCCACGGCCATCGGGGTTGGCATCGGCGCGATCCTCGGCTTTGTCGCGGGTCTCGGCCCGAAGCTGCTCGACTCCGCGCTCGGCAGGGTCTTCGAGGTGCTGTTTGCGCTCCCGACGCTGGTCATGGCGCTACTGTTCATCACGATCATTGGTGGTGGCCCCGCGGCATCGATCCTCGCGATTGGACTGGCCACGATCCCGGGTTACGCCCGCATGCTGCGAGCGCGGGTGCGCGGCATCGCACAGAGCGGCTACGTGGAGTGGGCGCGACTCGACGGTGTTGGCCCACTGCGAGTGTTCACCCGGCACATCGCCCCCAACTCACTGTGGCCGCTCGTGTCGGCGGCAACGCTCGGGGTCGGGCAGGCGATCGTGTGGGTATCGGCGCTCGGGTTTCTTGGTCTCGGGGCACTGCCACCCTCGCCCGAGTGGGGTGCGATGCTGAACTCCGGTCGCACCTACATCGCGACTGCGTGGTGGATGACGGTGTTCCCCGGACTCGCGATCGTCATCACGGCTGCGGCACTCACGGCCCTGGGTCGTCGCCTCTCGAAGTTGGGGACCGCATGAGCGTCTTAGAGGTACGCGGCCTCAGCGTGCAGCACGGTGGCAGTCAGATACTCGGCGGGATCAGCTTCGCTGTCGAGCCGGGTGAGTGCCTCGCCATCGTCGGTGAATCGGGCGCGGGCAAGTCAGTGCTCACCCGAACTCTACTCGGACTGACCCAGGCGGATCCCCAATGGCGCGTGCAGGCCGAGCACCTCCTCGTTGCGGGGCACAACATGCGCGAGGCGACCCAGCGAGACTGGCGGGCGCTTCGGGGGTCCGAGGTCGGACTCATTCTGCAGGACGCGCTGCAGTCACTCGATCCGCTGCGCACCATCGAGGCCGAGGTGGGCGAGGCGCTTGAGATTCGGGATCGGCGGGCGTTCGGGCAGGGCCGCGGCCTGCGGCGAGCGCGGGTGCTCGAAACCCTGAAGCGGGCCGGCCTGACGAGGGCTGCGCAGCACCTAAGGCAGCGATCCGGCGAGCTCTCCGGGGGTATGCGACAGCGCGCGCTCATAGCGTCCGCGCTCGTGGGCGATCCGGGACTCCTCATAGCCGACGAACCAACCACGGCACTCGACCCGACCACCGCGGCCCGTGTGCTCGATCTCTTCGCCGAGATTCGCGCGAGCGGCACGGCTCTGCTGCTCATCAGTCACGATCTGCAAAGCGTTGCGCAAGTAGCCGACCGCGTCGCGGTGCTCGATCGGGGCAAGATCGTCGAGGTTGGTGACAGGCTCCAGATCCTGAGCGAACCGCAACACCCCGTCACCCAGCAACTGCTGGCGGCGGCACCGTCCGGCCCGAAACCTGACCCCGCACCCGCCCCGGGAGAACCGCTCATCACGGTAAGCGGCGGCACCCGCAAGTTTGCGCTGGGCAAGGGTCAGACGCTTGCGCTCGATGACGTCAGTTTCGGGCTGCGGCGAGGCGAGGCAGTGGGTGTGCTCGGCGAGTCCGGCGCAGGCAAGACCACACTCGCGCGGGTGCTCGTGGGGGCCGAGCGACTCGATGCGGGCACGGTCGAGCGCGCCGCGGCGCGGGTGCGGCTTATTCCTCAGGACCCGCTGGCAACGTTTGACCCCCGGTGGAGGGTCGAGCGGATCATCGCGGCGTCAAACCGGCTGCCGGGCACCTCGGTTGCCGAGTTACTGACCATGGTTGACCTTGATCCGGCTTTGGCGCGCCGCCGCCCAACGACGCTTTCGGGAGGCCAGCGGCAGCGGGTGGCCATCGCGCG is a genomic window containing:
- a CDS encoding ABC transporter permease, with the translated sequence MRAVLARLGSAVLVVWITATVVFLALRATGDPLEAILGGPGSQAGPEAVARATQSYGLDQPFVVQYLAQLWRIATLQFGDSYARKQPVSELLAENVPPTVLLATLALLLAWVLAIAGLLIAATARGRFGGLVRSALSGIETVASVVPQFFLGAVLILVFANGLGWLPVTSSGSSPAGLVLPVVTLAVPIAGYLAHVLHGSLAEADAAPFAVTARSRGASEARVFFRHTLRHAALPGVALSGWAYGSLLSGAVVVEALFARPGLGRLLLEAATVRDVPVAIGVVTVIALLYVVVMLVSSLLEHVIDPRLAKAVVA
- a CDS encoding ABC transporter permease, with amino-acid sequence MSAAVDLRSPQKNQRSLARLGWPSYLALAILAFTAVAVCAPQILAPGNPLAIDPANALQSPSMAHLFGTDESGRDLYTRVIHGAAASLGIGLAATAIGVGIGAILGFVAGLGPKLLDSALGRVFEVLFALPTLVMALLFITIIGGGPAASILAIGLATIPGYARMLRARVRGIAQSGYVEWARLDGVGPLRVFTRHIAPNSLWPLVSAATLGVGQAIVWVSALGFLGLGALPPSPEWGAMLNSGRTYIATAWWMTVFPGLAIVITAAALTALGRRLSKLGTA
- a CDS encoding ATP-binding cassette domain-containing protein, whose product is MSVLEVRGLSVQHGGSQILGGISFAVEPGECLAIVGESGAGKSVLTRTLLGLTQADPQWRVQAEHLLVAGHNMREATQRDWRALRGSEVGLILQDALQSLDPLRTIEAEVGEALEIRDRRAFGQGRGLRRARVLETLKRAGLTRAAQHLRQRSGELSGGMRQRALIASALVGDPGLLIADEPTTALDPTTAARVLDLFAEIRASGTALLLISHDLQSVAQVADRVAVLDRGKIVEVGDRLQILSEPQHPVTQQLLAAAPSGPKPDPAPAPGEPLITVSGGTRKFALGKGQTLALDDVSFGLRRGEAVGVLGESGAGKTTLARVLVGAERLDAGTVERAAARVRLIPQDPLATFDPRWRVERIIAASNRLPGTSVAELLTMVDLDPALARRRPTTLSGGQRQRVAIARALAADPDVLVCDEPVSALDVSTQAGVLDLLRRLQSERGLTIVFVSHDLAALRTVSDRVLVMRDGRIVEQGPTEEVFAGFDSSRL